From a single Pelodiscus sinensis isolate JC-2024 chromosome 4, ASM4963464v1, whole genome shotgun sequence genomic region:
- the ZBTB25 gene encoding zinc finger and BTB domain-containing protein 25 isoform X4, translated as MRDAPGAGACPSQGHLRGPSTAQAGVSPRECIKIQPTDIQPDIFSYLLHIMYTGKGPKQTVNPSRLEEGIRFLHADYLSHIAVKMNQIFSPETVQSSNLYGIQISTAHKATTEGLGAKENRINASNRSANQGDHPQLQLSLAIGLDDGTLEQQITHPSAQAAGAAKPVEELQKSSVSIKQEKCDPEPVVSQSHTSPSPDVSKTNLKMHLCHYCGERFDSRVNLREHLHTHVSDSLPFGVPASILESNDLGEVQPITEKGEATESHRLGTFLMKENEHSSEHPSHSNTEPLQYGQLSLISKDAEPMELNCNFSFSRKRKISCSVCGHKFLRKSQLLEHMYTHKGKQYKYNRCQRFGNPVAHRFHPYCDSWSDCTVKSSRLSTDHLDSSCALESDSAPENVDTILVE; from the coding sequence tgAATGCATAAAGATTCAGCCTACAGATATCCAACCAGACATATTCAGCTACTTGTTGCACATTATGTACACTGGAAAAGGTCCAAAGCAGACAGTCAACCCCAGCCGGCTAGAGGAGGGCATTCGATTTCTCCATGCAGACTACCTTTCCCATATTGCAGTTAAAATGAACCAGATATTTTCACCAGAGACGGTGCAGTCTTCAAACTTGTATGGAATTCAGATCTCAACCGCACACAAAGCAACAACAGAAGGTCTTGGTGCAAAAGAAAATCGGATAAATGCCAGCAATAGATCTGCAAACCAGGGTGACCACCCACAGTTACAGCTCTCACTTGCCATTGGACTAGATGATGGCACTCTTGAACAACAGATCACCCATCCTTCGGCccaagcagctggggctgccaagCCAGTGGAGGAACTTCAGAAATCATCTGTGTCCATAAAGCAGGAGAAGTGTGACCCCGAGCCAGTGGTGTCCCAGAGTCATACATCACCCTCTCCAGATGTTTCTAAAACTAATCTCAAAATGCACTTATGTCATTACTGTGGGGAACGTTTTGATTCCCGTGTCAATTTGCGGGAACACCTGCACACTCATGTGTCAGACTCACTTCCCTTTGGTGTGCCAGCCTCCATCTTGGAAAGTAACGACCTTGGTGAAGTGCAGCCTATAACTGAAAAGGGGGAAGCTACTGAAAGTCACCGGCTGGGTACCTTCCTAATGAAAGAGAATGAGCATTCGTCAGAACATCCAAGCCATAGTAACACAGAGCCATTACAGTATGGCCAGTTGTCACTAATCTCCAAAGACGCAGAGCCTATGGAGTTAAACTGCAACTTTTCTTTTTcaagaaagagaaaaatcagttgcagTGTCTGTGGCCATAAATTTCTCAGAAAGAGCCAGTTGCTGgaacacatgtacacacacaaagGGAAACAATACAAATACAACCGATGCCAGAGGTTTGGTAACCCAGTAGCCCACAGGTTTCATCCTTATTGTGACAGTTGGTCTGATTGCACAGTAAAGAGTTCCAGGCTCTCTACAGATCACTTGGATTCATCGTGTGCATTAGAGTCTGATAGTGCTCCAGAAAATGTTGATACCATCCTAGTAGAATAG